One window of Watersipora subatra chromosome 3, tzWatSuba1.1, whole genome shotgun sequence genomic DNA carries:
- the LOC137391135 gene encoding glutaredoxin-1-like, with product MADAKKLVDSKIMGKKVVVFSKTHCPFCVRTKDLLKQYNLSEDDYEVIELDAGPHSKNMAAIQQYLKSLTGASSVPRVFVGGKSVGGNDDTQAAHRSGALKKMIEA from the exons ATGGCTGACGCTAAGAAGCTTGTAGACTCCAAAATAATGGGCAAGAAAGTCGTGGTGTTCAGCAAAACTCATTGCCCATTTTGCGTTCGCACGAAAGACTTATTGAAGCAGTACAATCTGTCCGAAGACGATTATGAAGTTATCGAATTGGATGCTGGTCCGCACAGCAAGAATATGGCTGCGATCCAACAGTATTTGAAGTCACTGACAGGAGCTAGTTCG GTTCCAAGAGTTTTCGTCGGTGGTAAATCTGTCGGTGGAAATGATGATACACAGGCTGCTCATCGGTCTGGAGCTCTTAAGAAAATGATTGAAGCTTAG